The Vibrio sp. B1FLJ16 DNA segment GTGAACAACGCAATACTGATGCCGCCGCACACCACCTTAATCACAAAAATCAACGCATAGTAAAAATGCCACGCGTTGTGAATCCCTCTTGAACAATTGTTGTGTTTTGGCTCAAATTTTACGACTTAACCCATAAATTGCGTGATCAACAATACGACCATTTAGGTTTTCCGAACGAGTGACAATACCCTCAAGCCTAAAACCCAAACGTTCACAAACATTGCGGCTTGGCTTATTTTCGACTGCCGCTGATATTTGAACTTTTTGCATGTTTAGCTCAGTGAACGCAATTTCAACTAACTTGGAAACTGATTTGCTTACAATACCATGACCTTGATATTCAGAACTTAGCCAGTAGCCAATTTCCACTTTTTCGAGATCGTAATCAATGCTATTAAAACTAATATTGCCAACTAATTTCTCAGCGTAGAAAATAGCACAAACAAGTGATTTCCCCTCAGCGTAATCATGCAGAGATCGTTTTATAAAGCTAAGAAAGAAATCTTCGCCATCTGCGTGTGGAGGCCAAGCCAACCAGTGACTTAAATATTTGCGCTCTCTTGTGACTATTTCGAGATACAAAGGGGCAAATTGGGGCTCTACCAAAGCAAGTTGCAACCCTTTTTCAACTTCCAGTGTAAACATGATTTCCTCTTAAAAACACAACGCCCTATTAAGGTGATGAGATGTTCTCCCCCTACCACTTCACATGACTGTAAGCCATGCTTGGAGTGTTCAGATCCGAAGCAGAAGGAGAAGACCATGACTCAGCATAAAATCATCGGCATCGACTTAGCAAAAAATATTTTCTTTCTTTTTGAAATCAATCATAAAGGAAGAAACCTCAGTCGTAAAAAACTTCCACGAAGTAAACTACTTGACTACATCGCAGCGCAAACTCTCTGCATCATCGCGATGGAAGCTTGTTCTGGTGCGCATTACTGGGCTCGTGAGTTCGAAAAGTTTGGCCACAAACTCCTCCTGTATCCGCCCCAGCATGTCAAAAATCAACGTCGTAAACAAAAGAATGACTATAACGATGCTGAAGCGATTGCTGAGCTCGCTCTATACCAACGAAACTATACCGTTCCACACAAATCCATCGAACAACAAGACATTCAATCATTGATTCGAATGCGTAGATTATGCGTAACCGAGAGAACCCGATTGATTAATCAAGTTCGAGGCCTCCTTGCTGAATACGGCATTGTTATATCTAAAGGAAAAGCCTCCTTTAGACAAACCATTCCTGAAATAATGGAAAATTCTGAAAACCTACTCTCGCCAACTTTGCGTGAGCTGCTAGCCCATCAATACGAGCGTTATTTATACATCGATGAACAGATTCAATGGTTTGACGAGAAACTCAACCAAACGGTGAAACAATTCGATAATGCCAAACGACTCATGTCGATCCCTGGTTTCGGGCCTCTGACTAGCCAAGCTGTCGCTGTATGGCTCGGCTCAGGCCAACAATTTAAGACTGGGCGAGATGCATCCGCTGCAATGGGGCTGGTTCCAAAACAAGATACCACGGGCGGCAATGTCACGCTTCTAGGGATAACTAAGCAGGGCAATACTTACATTCGCTCTTTACTCGTTCACGGCGCAAGGGCGGCTTTAAGGCGAGCCAAATTCAAATCCGATAAACTCAGTAAGTGGATGTTGGACATCCAAGAGCGGCGAGGAGCCAATCGTGCCGCTGTCGCCCTCGCCAATAAATTCATGCGGATTGCCTGGGCAGTCACAACCAAGAAAGAAGAGTACCAACCAGCATAAGACAACAACCATCACCACCCCTTTGCAAAGTACGTAGTGAGATGAATATCAGGATAAATCCTACACGTTGAAAACCTTGTGCTCACACTGACTTTTAAAGTCGATAAGGTGATTAGGACTTCGTGTTCGACTGCCTCATCTTGGCCAAGGCAATAGCCGCTAAAACAGGCCGTATATATGGTAGTTAACCTGCGCTTTTAATCACACTGCTCACTTGCAAAACTGGGGGAGACCATATATGTGAAGCACGCAACCACGACACTCAATTTAACCACCGTAATCACCAAACTTAACCCAAACTAAAAATGCCAAGCGTGCTGAATCACTCTTAAATTGATTGTTAGCCCTATGCCCAAAGGTTGCGCGCCTCTACCGCTTCGATTTTGACACCGAAACTAGAAATACTAGATAACGTGGCATTGTGATGCTCTCGAATTTGAGCCCCACTGGCGTGCTCCTTATCATGAGTTGTGTGAGCATCCGAAACCAAAGTTACGGGATAGCCTAAACCTGCAGCTCTGCGAATGGTAGTATCAACGCAAAACTCTGATGCGTAACCACACACAATTAAGCTATCTACATCAAGTTCATTCAAAACACTTTGAAGATTAGTATTCAAGAACGAGTCTGGTGTTGTTTTGCGGACGAAATGGTCACCAGTTTGTGTAATTAAGCTGGACTGCAATGCCCAACCAGCACTTTCGTATTCAATAACAGATTTAGTTTGCTCGTGCTGGACAAAGATAACTGGGACAGACTTAGCACGCGCCAATTTCGTAACCTCATTAATTTTGGTGAGTACGATTTGTGATTCAAATGGTTGAGGTTCCGGGTCGAACAGAATCGACTGAACATCAATAACTAATACTGCAGATTTCATTATTTTCCTCTGATAGGGCTAACGCCGCATTAAGTGGTGAACAACGCGACCACCCAACCTAAACCTTGCCACATTTAGCACTGAAGCTGACCTTGACTGAAATCGCCAAGCGTTGAGAATCCGTCTTAAATGCTTTGTTATGTAGCGGACTCACGTCCGTACAATACGTCATTTCTATGCTCCCAGAAGTCCCATAGATCACTCTTGGTTTTGACGATCAAAGATGTGATTTTCTCCATCGAATCTTCCGTGAATTGCGCATACTCTTGGTTCATGCCTTTCTTCGACATTTTGAGCTTTATATAAGTATAGCCCTCGACATCTGTAGCTTCCCAATTAGCATGCACGACCATATTTCTGAGACGACCACTCTCATTTAGATTTGTAATGATTTGCTCGTAGCCGTCTAATTTACGATCAAGACCCACCTGAAAATCATCACAAAATCGCTTCAATAAATCTACTTTTGACGAATAATTAAGCTTATTCAACACTATTAAACCTGGTGCATCAGAACGATCTGTAAAGTGTTCGCACAAAACTGAATCGAGTTCTGATTCTAATGAATTGAAATACATAACGATTAAACCAATGTAAGGTAATATCCGATCTAGATGTTCTTCGGATTTATCTTCGTCATCAATACAATGAGAAAGGTGTTGTTGAAACTCTACTAGCTTATTTTTCAATCGCTTAATCCTTATTTCCGCTTAGCTACATAACGCCGCGTTAAGTAGTGAGCAACGCCACCACAGAACCTAGACTATTGTGCCATAAACACTTAAGCTAAACTTTGAACTGAAAACGCCATGCGTTGGGAATCTGCCTTAAACGCTTTGTTATATTTATTTTTCTCGAACC contains these protein-coding regions:
- a CDS encoding cysteine hydrolase family protein; amino-acid sequence: MKSAVLVIDVQSILFDPEPQPFESQIVLTKINEVTKLARAKSVPVIFVQHEQTKSVIEYESAGWALQSSLITQTGDHFVRKTTPDSFLNTNLQSVLNELDVDSLIVCGYASEFCVDTTIRRAAGLGYPVTLVSDAHTTHDKEHASGAQIREHHNATLSSISSFGVKIEAVEARNLWA
- a CDS encoding GNAT family protein codes for the protein MFTLEVEKGLQLALVEPQFAPLYLEIVTRERKYLSHWLAWPPHADGEDFFLSFIKRSLHDYAEGKSLVCAIFYAEKLVGNISFNSIDYDLEKVEIGYWLSSEYQGHGIVSKSVSKLVEIAFTELNMQKVQISAAVENKPSRNVCERLGFRLEGIVTRSENLNGRIVDHAIYGLSRKI
- a CDS encoding IS110 family transposase: MTQHKIIGIDLAKNIFFLFEINHKGRNLSRKKLPRSKLLDYIAAQTLCIIAMEACSGAHYWAREFEKFGHKLLLYPPQHVKNQRRKQKNDYNDAEAIAELALYQRNYTVPHKSIEQQDIQSLIRMRRLCVTERTRLINQVRGLLAEYGIVISKGKASFRQTIPEIMENSENLLSPTLRELLAHQYERYLYIDEQIQWFDEKLNQTVKQFDNAKRLMSIPGFGPLTSQAVAVWLGSGQQFKTGRDASAAMGLVPKQDTTGGNVTLLGITKQGNTYIRSLLVHGARAALRRAKFKSDKLSKWMLDIQERRGANRAAVALANKFMRIAWAVTTKKEEYQPA